One part of the Malus sylvestris chromosome 2, drMalSylv7.2, whole genome shotgun sequence genome encodes these proteins:
- the LOC126611100 gene encoding uncharacterized protein LOC126611100 codes for MHVSSVLQTNESGNLPESKKVRNSGLPLTRCHALSQPNTVGIIGGVSVYSSLLFLEKLVWWSLKDGGECPPFIVCSDPTLYKELPIRSLFHSHTRSTSSAQILSNNWPIIESLCSKRALLQHSGAQCIVMPCHLSHAWHDKISEDCSLHFLHIGECVALELKEAKLKPLEKGSNVRIGVLAADATLMAGFYQEKLQSQGFDVVVPDKQTMEHVVIPAIEAIKRRDMEGARNLLSIAVQVLLVRAVNTVIIASDELQVVLPPGDPLLKKCINPMDALARSTIKWAKATSSGG; via the exons ATGCATGTATCTTCAGTTCTGCAAACCAATGAGAGCGGAAATCTACCTGAATCGAAGAAAGTTCGGAATTCGGGCTTACCTCTAACAAGATGTCACGCACTGAGCCAACCAAACACTGTCGGCATCATTGGAGGGGTGTCTGTTTATTCAAGCCTCCTTTTCTTGGAGAAGCTTGTGTGGTGGAGTCTAAAAGATGGAGGAGAATGCCCGCCCTTCATCGTGTGCAGCGACCCAACGTTGTATAAGGAGCTTCCGATTCGCAGTTTGTTTCATTCACACACAAGAAGTACTAGTAGTGCTCAAATCCTATCAAATAACTGGCCTATCATCGAGAGCTTGTGTAGCAAGAGGGCGTTACTCCAGCACTCTGGCGCTCAATGCATAGTCATGCCGTGTCATCTGTCTCATGCGTGGCACGACAAGATATCTGAGGACTGTTCTCTGCACTTCCTTCATATTGGTGAGTGTGTTGCCCTGGAGCTCAAGGAAGCAAAGTTGAAGCCACTGGAAAAAGGAAGTAATGTAAGGATTGGAGTGCTTGCTGCAGATGCAACTTTAATGGCTGGTTTTTACCAAGAAAAGCTACAAAGTCAG GGGTTTGATGTTGTGGTACCTGACAAGCAAACCATGGAGCATGTGGTGATTCCCGCAATTGAAGCGATAAAAAGACGGGACATGGAGGGGGCACGAAACCTGTTAAGCATTGCAGTCCAGGTCCTGCTGGTGAGGGCGGTGAACACCGTGATCATTGCTTCGGACGAGTTGCAGGTTGTTCTGCCTCCGGGCGATCCTCTTCTTAAGAAATGTATCAACCCCATGGATGCTTTGGCTAGGTCGACAATAAAATGGGCAAAGGCTACAAGCAGCGGTGGATAA
- the LOC126593301 gene encoding uncharacterized protein LOC126593301 isoform X2, whose protein sequence is MVDAGMTMSFHTQNRPPLLFGLLTKNRTQYRTKSSSFVAAVQVSSVLQTNESGNLPESKKVRNSGLPLTRCHVLSQPNTVGIIGGVSVYSSLLFLEKLVWWSLKDGGECPPFIVCSDPTLYKELPIRSLLHSLKRSTSSAQILSNNWPVIESLCRKRAFLEHSGARCIVMPCHLSHAWHDQISEDCSLRFLHIGECVARELREAKLKPLEKGSNVRIGVLAADATLTAGFYQEKLQSQGFDVVVPDKQTMEHLVIPTIEAIKRRDMEGARNLLSIAVQVLLVRAVNTVIIASDELQGVLPPDDPLLKKCIDPMDALARSTIKWAKATGKSG, encoded by the exons ATGGTTGATGCAGGCATGACAATGTCCTTCCACACACAAAACCGTCCACCTCTTCTTTTCGGACTTTTGACCAAAAATAGGACACAATACAGAACCAAATCAAGCTCTTTTGTAGCCGCAGTGCAAGTATCTTCAGTTCTGCAAACCAATGAGAGCGGAAATCTACCTGAATCGAAGAAAGTTCGGAATTCTGGCTTACCTCTAACAAGATGCCACGTACTGAGCCAACCAAACACCGTCGGCATCATTGGAGGGGTGTCTGTTTATTCAAGCCTCCTTTTCTTGGAGAAGCTTGTGTGGTGGAGTCTAAAAGATGGAGGAGAATGCCCGCCTTTCATCGTGTGCAGCGATCCAACGTTGTATAAGGAGCTTCCGATTCGCAGTTTGTTGCATTCACTCAAACGAAGTACTAGTAGTGCTCAAATCCTATCAAATAACTGGCCTGTCATCGAGAGTTTGTGTCGCAAGAGGGCGTTCCTCGAGCACTCTGGCGCTCGATGCATAGTCATGCCGTGTCACCTGTCTCATGCGTGGCACGACCAGATATCTGAGGACTGTTCTCTGCGCTTCCTTCATATCGGTGAGTGTGTTGCCCGGGAGCTCAGGGAAGCAAAGTTGAAGCCACTGGAAAAAGGAAGTAATGTAAGGATTGGAGTGCTTGCTGCAGATGCAACTTTAACGGCTGGTTTTTACCAAGAAAAGCTACAAAGTCAG GGGTTTGATGTTGTGGTACCTGACAAGCAAACCATGGAGCATTTGGTGATTCCCACAATTGAAGCGATAAAAAGACGGGACATGGAGGGGGCACGAAACCTGTTAAGCATTGCAGTCCAGGTCCTGCTGGTGAGGGCGGTGAACACCGTGATCATTGCTTCGGACGAGTTGCAGGGCGTTCTGCCTCCGGACGATCCTCTTCTTAAGAAATGTATCGACCCCATGGACGCTTTGGCTAGGTCGACAATAAAATGGGCAAAGGCTACAGGCAAAAGTGGATAA
- the LOC126593301 gene encoding uncharacterized protein LOC126593301 isoform X1: protein MVDAGMTMSFHTQNRPPLLFGLLTKNRTQYRTKSSSFVAAVQVSSVLQTNESGNLPESKKVRNSGLPLTRCHVLSQPNTVGIIGGVSVYSSLLFLEKLVWWSLKDGGECPPFIVCSDPTLYKELPIRSLLHSLKRSTSSAQILSNNWPVIESLCRKRAFLEHSGARCIVMPCHLSHAWHDQISEDCSLRFLHIGECVARELREAKLKPLEKGSNVRIGVLAADATLTAGFYQEKLQSQSPAKNIFRCNGNGQGFDVVVPDKQTMEHLVIPTIEAIKRRDMEGARNLLSIAVQVLLVRAVNTVIIASDELQGVLPPDDPLLKKCIDPMDALARSTIKWAKATGKSG from the exons ATGGTTGATGCAGGCATGACAATGTCCTTCCACACACAAAACCGTCCACCTCTTCTTTTCGGACTTTTGACCAAAAATAGGACACAATACAGAACCAAATCAAGCTCTTTTGTAGCCGCAGTGCAAGTATCTTCAGTTCTGCAAACCAATGAGAGCGGAAATCTACCTGAATCGAAGAAAGTTCGGAATTCTGGCTTACCTCTAACAAGATGCCACGTACTGAGCCAACCAAACACCGTCGGCATCATTGGAGGGGTGTCTGTTTATTCAAGCCTCCTTTTCTTGGAGAAGCTTGTGTGGTGGAGTCTAAAAGATGGAGGAGAATGCCCGCCTTTCATCGTGTGCAGCGATCCAACGTTGTATAAGGAGCTTCCGATTCGCAGTTTGTTGCATTCACTCAAACGAAGTACTAGTAGTGCTCAAATCCTATCAAATAACTGGCCTGTCATCGAGAGTTTGTGTCGCAAGAGGGCGTTCCTCGAGCACTCTGGCGCTCGATGCATAGTCATGCCGTGTCACCTGTCTCATGCGTGGCACGACCAGATATCTGAGGACTGTTCTCTGCGCTTCCTTCATATCGGTGAGTGTGTTGCCCGGGAGCTCAGGGAAGCAAAGTTGAAGCCACTGGAAAAAGGAAGTAATGTAAGGATTGGAGTGCTTGCTGCAGATGCAACTTTAACGGCTGGTTTTTACCAAGAAAAGCTACAAAGTCAG TCACCCGCGAAAAACATATTTCGGTGCAATGGCAATGGACAGGGGTTTGATGTTGTGGTACCTGACAAGCAAACCATGGAGCATTTGGTGATTCCCACAATTGAAGCGATAAAAAGACGGGACATGGAGGGGGCACGAAACCTGTTAAGCATTGCAGTCCAGGTCCTGCTGGTGAGGGCGGTGAACACCGTGATCATTGCTTCGGACGAGTTGCAGGGCGTTCTGCCTCCGGACGATCCTCTTCTTAAGAAATGTATCGACCCCATGGACGCTTTGGCTAGGTCGACAATAAAATGGGCAAAGGCTACAGGCAAAAGTGGATAA